AGCTTTTAAAATATATTTTAAGGCCGATTTGAAGAAATTCAAATCGGCTTTATTTTTTTGGTGGTGTTTTTACAATTATCGTGCTTTGCCCGTATCCTGCCCAAATTCCTATTCCTCCTTTTATATTCGATTTTAAACTTGTATTTGAAGGATAAATTGGATTTCGGCTGTTTACGATTTCGTTCTGCCAGCTGTTCCAGAAATCTAATGCATCTTTGTTTTGTGTTCTTAACTTTACATGAATTAGATCTCCATCTGCAAAATAAGGGGTAAATTTTGTTTTTGGGAACAATAAAATCCCTCTATTTATCTGAACCGAAACCGAAGGAGAACTAAAATTCTGATCATCCAGATTACCATAAAAAGAAGGAACAAAGATGGGTTCTTCGCCATTAATTTTTGTTGCAATCTGATAATAGTTTTTTTCATCAACTTGGTCATCAAATTTTACAAAAACATATCCCGTTGTATCTGTTGGATTCTTTTTGATATACTCAGCACTTTTAAGTGCCACCGATTTTGGAATTGTGGTTGTAGCCTCAACTATACGATTTAAAAACTCTATTTTAAGCGAATACTTTTTTCCGGCTTCTCCTTTTAGTGTGTTTCCAAAATAAACAAACGGCGGTATCCTGTTTTTGTCATTTTTAACACTTAGAACTTCTGAATTTTCTCCATCCGAAATTGTAATTTTTGCCGATCTGATTACATGGTTCAGCACATTAGTCGAATCAATAACATCTGTCACAGGA
The sequence above is drawn from the Flavobacterium sp. N2038 genome and encodes:
- a CDS encoding DUF4249 domain-containing protein; the encoded protein is MKKCLLFLFGLLMMSCSKDDFSEQKSIESKIVVEGWIEEGDYANVLLSSSIPVTDVIDSTNVLNHVIRSAKITISDGENSEVLSVKNDKNRIPPFVYFGNTLKGEAGKKYSLKIEFLNRIVEATTTIPKSVALKSAEYIKKNPTDTTGYVFVKFDDQVDEKNYYQIATKINGEEPIFVPSFYGNLDDQNFSSPSVSVQINRGILLFPKTKFTPYFADGDLIHVKLRTQNKDALDFWNSWQNEIVNSRNPIYPSNTSLKSNIKGGIGIWAGYGQSTIIVKTPPKK